In the genome of Equus caballus isolate H_3958 breed thoroughbred chromosome 3, TB-T2T, whole genome shotgun sequence, the window AGCTCCTCGAGGAGGACGCGCGGGCGGGGGAGGGCGCGCCGAGGCTCGCTCGGGAGAAGTGGCCGCCGATGACGGCAGAGGTGCAGCCAGCCCCGCGCgcgcagccccctccccctcgccctcctccccctcctcctcctcttcctcctcctcctcctcctcccggctCGTCCGCGGCGCAGagcagcggcggcagcggcggcggcggcagcagccaCCCGATGTCTTCGGCGCCCGAGAAGCAGCAGCCACCGCACGGCGGCGGCGTTGGCGGCGGCGGGGGAGGCGGCGCGGCCATGGACCCCGCGTCGTCCGGCCCGTCCAAGGCCAAGAAGACGAACGCCGGCATCCGGCGCCCCGAGAAGCCGCCCTACTCGTACATCGCGCTCATCGTCATGGCCATCCAGAGCTCGCCCACCAAGCGCCTGACGCTCAGCGAGATCTACCAGTTCCTGCAGAGCCGCTTCCCCTTCTTCCGCGGCTCCTACCAGGGCTGGAAGAACTCGGTGCGCCACAACCTCTCGCTCAACGAGTGCTTCATCAAGCTGCCCAAGGGCCTCGGGCGGCCGGGCAAGGGCCACTACTGGACCATCGACCCGGCCAGCGAGTTCATGTTCGAGGAGGGCTCCTTTCGGCGGCGGCCGCGCGGCTTCCGAAGGAAATGCCAGGCGCTCAAGCCCATGTACACCATGATGAACGGGCTGGGCTTCAACCACCTCCCCGACACCTACGGCTTCCAGAGCTCGGCCGGCGGCCTCTCCTGCCCGCCCAACAGCCTGGCGCTCGAGGGCGGCCTGGGCATGATGAACGGCCACTTGCCGGGCAACGTGGACGGCATGGCTTTGCCCAGCCACTCGGTGCCCCACCTGCCCGCCAACGGTGGCCACTCGTACATGGGCAGCTGCGGCGGCGCGGCGGCCGGCGAGTATCCGCACC includes:
- the FOXF1 gene encoding forkhead box protein F1, whose protein sequence is MTAEVQPAPRAQPPPPRPPPPPPPLPPPPPPPGSSAAQSSGGSGGGGSSHPMSSAPEKQQPPHGGGVGGGGGGGAAMDPASSGPSKAKKTNAGIRRPEKPPYSYIALIVMAIQSSPTKRLTLSEIYQFLQSRFPFFRGSYQGWKNSVRHNLSLNECFIKLPKGLGRPGKGHYWTIDPASEFMFEEGSFRRRPRGFRRKCQALKPMYTMMNGLGFNHLPDTYGFQSSAGGLSCPPNSLALEGGLGMMNGHLPGNVDGMALPSHSVPHLPANGGHSYMGSCGGAAAGEYPHHDSSVPASPLLPAAAGGVMEPHAVYSGSPAAWPPSASAAALNSGASYIKQQPLSPCNPAANPLSGSLSTHSLDQPYLHQNSHNAPAELQGIPRYHSQSPSMCDRKEFVFSFNTMASSSMHSAGGGSYYHQQVTYQDIKPCVM